The Xanthomonas sontii genome contains a region encoding:
- a CDS encoding beta-galactosidase, whose translation MPLFRVPQRCGVVLFAAMLSILLCLPMLAQAQATRYRDVAPLLLGVAWYPEQWPEAQWEHDLALMQAAHVRVVRIGEFAWSRMEPREGQYDFDWMDRAIAAAARHGMVVVLGTPTAAPPAWLTQAYPDTLRVSQDGVRDEHGNRQQFSFASTRYRRFAHAIAEQMAQRYGHNPHVVGWQLDNEYAQSSFDPEAKAQFHAWLQRKYGSIEALNQRWATAYWSQTYNDFAQIPVREDEENPALLLEWKRFVSDTWADYSRNQIDAIRPHADPRQFITTNTMGWFAGFDAYTVHDVLDIAAWDDYVAGERYDWVDNAARHDLTRGYKQRNYWVMETQPGFVNWRATNVALRKGQVRAMAWQAVAHGADAVSYWQWRAAPNGQEEYHGTLVGADGTPVPVYAEIQQVGAEFAKAGPALAGTTPQAQVALINDFDSRWAIGFQKHAADFDPVVQMKSFYRPLRQQAQVVDVISAMAPLERYKLVVTPALNVLTEAQAQRLKAYVEHGGHLVLGPRSGMKNIDNGLHPQRQPGPLAALLGGRVEQFYALDKPIPLVGAGADGSAKIWAEQLQATAADTTVPLRYGATNGWLDGAPALLTRRVGKGRISYVGGWFDDATLDRLTGDWLRDAGVQAPLADVPEDVEVGVRSDGARRIVVLINHGATAHTVRLPASMRALLGPTPSGDTVQLAPDDVAVLEQRR comes from the coding sequence ATGCCACTGTTCCGTGTTCCGCAACGCTGCGGCGTTGTCCTGTTCGCTGCGATGCTGTCGATCCTGCTCTGCCTGCCGATGCTGGCGCAGGCGCAGGCCACCCGTTATCGCGACGTTGCGCCGCTGTTGCTGGGCGTGGCCTGGTATCCGGAGCAATGGCCGGAGGCACAGTGGGAGCACGACCTGGCGCTGATGCAGGCGGCGCACGTGCGCGTGGTGCGGATCGGCGAGTTCGCCTGGAGCCGGATGGAGCCGCGCGAGGGGCAGTACGACTTCGACTGGATGGACCGCGCCATCGCCGCGGCCGCGCGGCACGGCATGGTGGTGGTGCTGGGCACGCCGACCGCGGCGCCGCCGGCGTGGTTGACCCAGGCCTACCCGGATACCTTGCGGGTCAGCCAGGACGGCGTGCGCGACGAACACGGCAACCGTCAGCAATTCTCCTTCGCCAGCACCCGCTACCGGCGCTTCGCGCATGCCATCGCCGAGCAGATGGCGCAGCGCTACGGGCACAACCCGCACGTGGTCGGCTGGCAACTGGACAACGAGTACGCGCAGTCCTCGTTCGATCCCGAGGCCAAGGCGCAGTTCCACGCCTGGCTGCAGCGCAAGTACGGCAGCATCGAGGCGCTCAACCAGCGCTGGGCCACCGCCTACTGGAGCCAGACCTACAACGACTTCGCGCAGATCCCGGTGCGCGAGGACGAGGAAAATCCGGCGCTGTTGCTGGAGTGGAAGCGCTTCGTCAGCGACACCTGGGCCGACTATTCGCGCAACCAGATCGACGCGATTCGCCCGCATGCCGATCCGCGCCAGTTCATCACCACCAACACCATGGGCTGGTTCGCCGGTTTCGACGCCTACACCGTGCACGACGTGCTCGACATCGCCGCCTGGGACGACTACGTCGCCGGCGAGCGCTACGACTGGGTGGACAATGCGGCACGCCACGATCTGACCCGCGGCTACAAGCAGCGCAACTACTGGGTGATGGAAACCCAGCCGGGCTTCGTCAACTGGCGCGCGACCAACGTGGCGCTGCGCAAGGGCCAGGTACGCGCGATGGCGTGGCAGGCGGTGGCGCATGGCGCCGATGCAGTCTCGTACTGGCAGTGGCGCGCCGCGCCCAACGGGCAGGAGGAATACCATGGCACCCTGGTCGGTGCCGATGGCACGCCGGTGCCGGTGTATGCGGAGATCCAGCAGGTCGGTGCGGAGTTCGCCAAGGCCGGTCCGGCGCTGGCCGGCACCACGCCGCAGGCGCAGGTGGCGCTGATCAACGACTTCGACAGCCGCTGGGCGATCGGCTTCCAGAAGCACGCGGCCGACTTCGATCCGGTCGTGCAGATGAAGAGCTTCTACCGGCCGCTGCGGCAGCAGGCGCAGGTGGTCGACGTGATCTCGGCGATGGCGCCGTTGGAGCGCTACAAGCTGGTGGTGACGCCGGCGCTGAACGTGCTGACCGAGGCGCAGGCGCAGCGGCTGAAGGCCTATGTCGAACACGGCGGGCATCTGGTGCTGGGGCCGCGCAGCGGCATGAAGAACATCGACAACGGCCTGCATCCGCAGCGCCAGCCCGGTCCGCTGGCGGCGTTGCTCGGTGGGCGCGTGGAGCAGTTCTATGCGCTGGACAAGCCGATCCCGCTGGTCGGTGCGGGCGCCGACGGCAGCGCCAAAATCTGGGCCGAACAGTTGCAGGCTACTGCCGCCGACACCACCGTGCCGCTGCGCTACGGCGCGACCAACGGCTGGCTGGATGGCGCACCGGCGCTGCTGACCCGGCGCGTCGGCAAGGGCCGAATCAGCTATGTCGGTGGCTGGTTCGACGACGCCACGCTGGATCGCCTCACCGGTGACTGGTTGCGCGACGCCGGGGTGCAGGCGCCGCTGGCCGACGTGCCGGAAGATGTGGAAGTGGGCGTGCGCAGCGATGGCGCGCGGCGC
- a CDS encoding glycoside hydrolase family 30 beta sandwich domain-containing protein encodes MKTPRLLGTLLAAAATLLSAGTALAQTVTVTPSEVHQTIQGFGGMNGAGWIADLTPAQVDLAFGSDTGQIGLSIMRMRIDPSSSGWSQQVPSAVRARAHGPVLLATPWSAPAYMKSNNNLNNGGKLLPQYYDAYAKHLLDFTAYMDSKGAPIYALSLQNEPDWHPDYESGDWNGTDFLNFIGAQGAKFGKFKLLAAESLGFNTALTDPVLNSSAAQYLSIVGGHLYGVQPKDYPLARSKGKQLWMTEHYTDNTDGNAWPSALGVGSELHNSMLANYSGYLWWYIRRSYGLIAENGTVSKRGYVMSQYARFVRPGSVRIGATAAPYSDVAVSAYKTPNGKLVLVAVNTGTQHRQITVHVPAGSATAFTKYSTSSSLNVGYGGKYSVASGQTVVYVDPQSVATLVGE; translated from the coding sequence ATGAAGACCCCTCGCTTGCTCGGCACCTTGCTCGCCGCGGCCGCCACGCTGCTCTCGGCCGGCACCGCCCTGGCGCAGACCGTCACCGTGACCCCGAGCGAGGTCCACCAGACCATCCAGGGCTTCGGCGGCATGAACGGCGCCGGCTGGATCGCCGACCTCACCCCGGCCCAGGTCGACCTGGCCTTCGGCAGCGACACGGGGCAGATCGGCCTGTCGATCATGCGCATGCGCATCGATCCATCCAGCTCCGGCTGGAGCCAGCAGGTGCCGTCGGCGGTGCGGGCCCGCGCGCACGGCCCGGTGCTGCTGGCCACGCCGTGGTCGGCGCCGGCCTACATGAAGTCCAACAACAACCTCAACAACGGCGGCAAGCTGCTGCCGCAGTACTACGACGCGTACGCCAAGCACCTGCTGGATTTCACCGCCTACATGGACAGCAAGGGCGCGCCGATCTACGCCCTGTCGCTGCAGAACGAGCCGGACTGGCATCCGGACTACGAGTCGGGCGACTGGAACGGCACCGACTTCCTCAACTTCATCGGCGCGCAGGGTGCGAAGTTCGGCAAGTTCAAGCTGCTCGCCGCCGAGTCGCTGGGCTTCAACACCGCGCTGACTGACCCGGTGCTCAACAGCAGCGCCGCCCAGTACCTGTCCATCGTCGGCGGGCACCTGTATGGCGTGCAACCCAAGGACTACCCGCTGGCGCGCAGCAAGGGCAAGCAGCTGTGGATGACCGAGCACTACACCGACAACACCGACGGCAACGCCTGGCCGTCCGCGCTCGGCGTGGGCAGCGAACTGCACAACAGCATGCTGGCCAACTACAGCGGCTACCTCTGGTGGTACATCCGCCGCAGCTATGGGCTGATCGCCGAGAACGGCACGGTGAGCAAGCGCGGTTATGTGATGTCGCAATACGCGCGCTTCGTGCGTCCGGGCTCGGTGCGCATCGGCGCCACCGCCGCGCCGTATAGCGATGTCGCGGTCAGCGCCTACAAGACCCCGAACGGCAAGCTGGTCCTGGTGGCGGTCAACACCGGCACCCAGCATCGGCAGATCACCGTGCACGTGCCCGCCGGCAGCGCCACCGCGTTCACCAAGTACAGCACCTCGTCCAGCCTCAACGTCGGCTACGGCGGCAAGTACAGCGTCGCTTCGGGCCAGACCGTGGTCTATGTCGACCCGCAGAGCGTGGCGACGCTGGTCGGCGAGTGA
- a CDS encoding alpha/beta fold hydrolase codes for MAATSTRVRLHVEDTGGAGRPVILIHGWPLSAEAWKDQVGPLQQAGYRVIAYDRRGFGRSEKPADGYEYDTLADDLAGIIEDKQLREAVLVGFSMGGGEVARYVARHGTEKLAAVVFASAVPPYMLKTDDNPEGPLSKEQAQEMEQGLKASRETFFDDFTRGFFSAHGTLKVSEAQRQEAIALCLQSDQTAALGCMEAFGTTDFREDLKKVDVPTLVLHGDADATVPYEGSGQRTHRAIAGSDVVLLRDAPHGCNTSHAEEFNQALLGFLAKLG; via the coding sequence ATGGCTGCCACCAGCACACGTGTCCGTCTGCATGTCGAAGATACCGGCGGTGCCGGTCGTCCGGTGATCCTGATCCATGGCTGGCCGCTGTCGGCCGAGGCGTGGAAGGACCAGGTCGGGCCGCTGCAGCAGGCCGGCTACCGGGTCATCGCCTACGACCGTCGCGGCTTCGGCCGTTCCGAGAAGCCGGCCGACGGCTACGAGTACGACACCCTGGCCGACGACCTGGCCGGCATCATCGAAGACAAGCAACTGCGCGAGGCGGTGCTGGTCGGCTTCTCGATGGGCGGTGGCGAGGTGGCGCGCTACGTGGCGCGGCATGGCACCGAGAAGCTGGCAGCGGTAGTGTTCGCCTCCGCGGTGCCGCCGTACATGCTCAAGACCGACGACAACCCGGAAGGGCCGCTGAGCAAGGAGCAGGCGCAGGAGATGGAGCAGGGGCTGAAGGCCTCGCGCGAGACCTTCTTCGATGACTTCACCCGCGGCTTCTTCAGCGCCCACGGCACGCTGAAGGTCAGCGAGGCGCAGCGCCAGGAGGCGATCGCGCTGTGCCTGCAGAGCGATCAGACCGCGGCGCTGGGCTGCATGGAGGCGTTCGGCACCACCGATTTCCGCGAGGACCTCAAGAAGGTCGACGTGCCGACCCTGGTGCTGCACGGCGATGCCGACGCCACGGTGCCGTACGAAGGCTCGGGCCAGCGCACCCATCGCGCCATCGCCGGCAGCGACGTGGTGTTGCTGAGGGATGCGCCGCATGGCTGCAACACCAGTCATGCCGAGGAGTTCAATCAGGCGCTGCTGGGGTTCCTGGCCAAGCTGGGCTGA
- the yjjJ gene encoding type II toxin-antitoxin system HipA family toxin YjjJ → MSEARLRDLIAFLRHEGAATAPGIAAAFGISQPTVSRLLSAAGDQVLRIGKARATRYALSRTLGRAGRRWPLFRLRPDGRAETLGDLHAMHGDGFLFVPQNARPVLVHGEFAGGVFPGLPWFLDDQRPQGFLGRAFARRVAEDIGAPQDLQRWQPDDVVLSLLRHGEDQPGDLVLGEFALQRAQQAALQPADALEKAQRSQHYPQRADAVLRGEAVGSSAGGEQPKFTAILHTEGGYTAVIVKFSERAGTPAAQRWSDLLRCEHLASDVLRAHGIAAAESELLESDGRVFLQSTRFDRTPVLGRRGFVSLAAVDAAYFGHGRIDWWSFAPQLQREGWLSDADAQRLRVCGWFGALIGNNDMHLGNAGLMLGDVLPLALAPIYDMLPMAFRPAASGEVVERAYVVPLPTPDQRDDWRAAAGMAVTFWERVIDDAHMSAAFHSIARDALAQLTRALPRIG, encoded by the coding sequence ATGAGCGAGGCCCGGCTACGCGATCTGATTGCTTTTCTGCGCCATGAGGGGGCAGCGACGGCGCCTGGTATCGCAGCGGCGTTCGGCATTAGCCAGCCGACGGTCTCGCGTCTGCTCAGCGCTGCCGGCGATCAGGTGCTGCGGATCGGCAAGGCGCGCGCCACGCGCTACGCGCTCAGCCGCACGTTGGGCCGGGCAGGCCGCCGCTGGCCCCTGTTCCGTCTGCGTCCTGACGGGCGCGCCGAGACGCTTGGCGATCTCCATGCCATGCACGGCGATGGATTTCTGTTCGTTCCGCAGAACGCGCGACCGGTTCTGGTGCATGGTGAATTCGCCGGTGGCGTGTTTCCAGGGCTGCCGTGGTTCCTGGACGATCAGCGCCCGCAAGGCTTTCTCGGCCGTGCCTTCGCACGGCGCGTCGCCGAAGACATCGGCGCGCCGCAGGATCTGCAGCGCTGGCAGCCTGACGATGTCGTCCTGTCGTTGCTGCGGCATGGCGAAGATCAGCCCGGCGACCTGGTCCTGGGCGAGTTCGCCTTGCAGCGTGCGCAACAGGCCGCCCTGCAGCCGGCTGATGCGCTGGAGAAGGCGCAGCGATCCCAGCATTATCCGCAGCGCGCCGATGCCGTCTTGCGTGGCGAGGCGGTGGGCTCGTCGGCAGGAGGCGAACAACCGAAGTTCACCGCAATCCTGCACACGGAAGGCGGCTACACGGCGGTCATCGTCAAGTTCAGCGAGCGTGCCGGCACGCCGGCCGCGCAGCGTTGGAGCGACCTGCTGCGGTGTGAGCACCTGGCCAGCGACGTCCTGCGTGCGCACGGTATCGCCGCCGCCGAGAGCGAACTCCTCGAGAGCGACGGTCGCGTGTTCCTGCAGTCCACGCGTTTCGACCGCACGCCTGTGCTGGGACGGCGCGGCTTCGTCTCGCTGGCCGCGGTGGATGCGGCCTACTTCGGCCATGGGCGCATCGACTGGTGGTCGTTCGCACCGCAACTGCAGCGCGAAGGCTGGCTGAGCGACGCAGATGCGCAGCGCCTGCGTGTGTGCGGCTGGTTCGGCGCACTGATCGGCAACAACGACATGCATCTGGGCAACGCGGGCCTGATGCTGGGCGATGTCTTGCCGCTTGCCTTGGCACCGATCTACGACATGTTGCCGATGGCGTTCCGACCCGCGGCCAGCGGCGAGGTGGTAGAGCGCGCCTATGTGGTGCCGTTGCCGACACCGGACCAGCGCGACGACTGGCGCGCAGCGGCCGGCATGGCGGTGACGTTCTGGGAGCGCGTCATCGATGACGCGCACATGTCTGCGGCATTTCACAGCATCGCGCGGGATGCGCTGGCGCAGTTGACCCGCGCCCTGCCGCGGATCGGTTGA
- a CDS encoding DUF2076 family protein — translation MTPQEQQLLEDFLARLRSAGGVAKDPQADALIHARLADQPDAAYLLVQRTLLLEHALEAAKAQIAQLQQAATPPPPPASFLGQGFNAAAPQLPPAPAATGVAGAGAPGWRERWFGGGAAAAEPTPAPAAARGPSFLSTAATTAAGVAGGMFLFEGVESLLGSHHGGGLFGGGAPQETVVENITNNYYDDTPQQDMGQDFQDDGDFGNDNWT, via the coding sequence ATGACTCCGCAAGAACAGCAGCTTCTCGAAGACTTCCTGGCGCGCCTGCGCAGCGCCGGCGGGGTGGCCAAAGATCCGCAGGCCGACGCGCTGATCCACGCGCGCCTGGCCGATCAACCCGATGCCGCGTATCTGCTGGTGCAGCGCACCTTGCTGCTGGAGCACGCACTGGAGGCGGCCAAGGCGCAGATCGCGCAGTTGCAGCAGGCGGCCACGCCCCCGCCGCCGCCGGCCAGCTTCCTGGGCCAGGGCTTCAATGCGGCGGCGCCGCAGTTGCCGCCTGCGCCCGCCGCCACAGGCGTCGCCGGGGCTGGTGCGCCCGGCTGGCGCGAGCGCTGGTTCGGTGGTGGCGCTGCGGCCGCGGAGCCGACGCCGGCACCGGCCGCCGCGCGTGGCCCCAGCTTCCTCAGCACGGCGGCCACCACGGCGGCCGGCGTGGCCGGCGGCATGTTCCTGTTCGAGGGCGTGGAAAGCCTGCTGGGCAGCCACCACGGCGGCGGCCTGTTCGGCGGCGGTGCGCCGCAGGAGACGGTAGTCGAGAACATCACCAACAACTACTACGACGACACGCCGCAGCAGGACATGGGCCAGGACTTCCAGGACGACGGCGACTTCGGCAACGACAACTGGACGTAG
- a CDS encoding RNA 2'-phosphotransferase gives MSKQHTDISKFLSFVLRHEPQAAGITLDSEGWAEVDALIAGAVQSGRTLDADLIRAVVDNSDKKRFALSEDGRRIRAVQGHSTESVAIQYGAKVPPEFLYHGTATRFLDAILAEGLRAGQRHHVHLSQDIATATTVGQRHGKPAVLKVEALRMHQQGSTFFQADNGVWLTQAVPSSFFSEI, from the coding sequence ATGAGCAAGCAACACACAGACATCAGCAAGTTCCTCAGCTTTGTGCTTCGCCACGAGCCACAGGCCGCTGGCATTACCCTCGACAGCGAAGGCTGGGCGGAGGTCGATGCGTTGATCGCAGGTGCTGTGCAAAGCGGCAGGACGCTCGACGCAGACCTCATTCGTGCCGTGGTGGACAACAGCGACAAAAAACGTTTTGCACTGTCGGAAGATGGCAGGCGCATCCGTGCCGTACAGGGCCATTCGACCGAGAGCGTCGCCATCCAGTACGGCGCCAAAGTGCCGCCGGAGTTCCTCTACCACGGCACCGCCACACGGTTTCTGGACGCGATCCTGGCCGAGGGCTTGCGTGCGGGCCAACGGCATCATGTGCATCTGTCGCAAGACATCGCGACCGCGACCACGGTCGGGCAACGTCATGGCAAGCCGGCTGTCCTGAAAGTCGAAGCCCTGCGAATGCACCAGCAGGGCTCTACCTTCTTTCAGGCGGACAATGGCGTCTGGCTCACCCAGGCAGTTCCGAGCAGCTTTTTCTCGGAAATCTAG
- a CDS encoding polysaccharide deacetylase family protein translates to MKLLRCLLLPALLCFAAFAQAQDDTRRIAVTIDDLPWQRIEQTPPAQLPALHAQLMASLRQAQVPVVGFVNEDKLEQDGQVQPQRVAMLRDWLDAGYALGNHTYGHVNLHQVGVPAYEDAIVRGERTLRPLLAERGQPLQWFRHPYLATGRSVADREAVNAFLAAHGYRIAPVTVDSGEWVWAFAYAHVLDEPAGPARDAMLLRLRKGYVPYMLNKLDFFECESQALFGRRIPQVWLMHANALNAAAFPELVAATRRRGYAFIGLEEALRDPAYTHAEGYTGPGGISWLHRWAMAEDKPKDFYAGEPVVPRWVFALAGVDSE, encoded by the coding sequence ATGAAACTGCTTCGCTGCCTGCTGCTGCCAGCCCTGCTGTGCTTCGCCGCATTCGCCCAGGCCCAGGACGACACCCGCCGCATTGCGGTGACCATCGACGACCTGCCGTGGCAGCGCATCGAGCAGACGCCGCCTGCCCAGTTGCCGGCGCTGCATGCGCAGTTGATGGCCTCGCTGCGGCAGGCGCAGGTACCCGTCGTTGGCTTCGTCAACGAAGACAAGCTGGAGCAGGACGGACAGGTGCAGCCGCAACGCGTGGCGATGCTGCGCGACTGGCTGGATGCCGGCTATGCGCTGGGCAACCACACTTACGGCCACGTGAACCTGCATCAGGTCGGCGTGCCGGCGTACGAAGACGCGATCGTGCGTGGCGAGCGCACGTTGCGGCCGTTGCTCGCCGAGCGCGGCCAGCCGCTGCAGTGGTTCCGTCATCCGTACCTCGCGACCGGCCGCAGCGTTGCCGACCGCGAGGCGGTCAACGCGTTCCTGGCAGCGCATGGCTACCGCATCGCGCCGGTCACCGTGGACAGCGGCGAGTGGGTCTGGGCGTTCGCCTACGCGCATGTGCTGGACGAGCCGGCAGGCCCGGCGCGCGACGCCATGCTGCTGCGCCTGCGCAAGGGCTACGTGCCATACATGCTCAACAAGCTGGATTTCTTCGAGTGCGAATCGCAGGCCCTGTTCGGCCGCCGCATCCCACAGGTCTGGCTGATGCACGCGAACGCGCTCAACGCCGCCGCTTTCCCCGAGCTGGTCGCGGCCACGCGCCGCCGCGGCTATGCCTTCATCGGCCTGGAGGAGGCATTGCGCGATCCCGCCTACACCCACGCCGAGGGGTACACCGGCCCTGGCGGGATCAGCTGGCTGCACCGCTGGGCGATGGCCGAGGACAAGCCGAAGGACTTCTATGCCGGCGAACCGGTGGTGCCGCGCTGGGTGTTCGCGCTAGCGGGGGTGGATTCGGAGTAA
- a CDS encoding alpha/beta hydrolase encodes MRKALWLVWTCLLLAGCTNTAQAPAAASATKEATTQPVPPPARTVATQFGGQRGSGAPYELAGSQVWDVPDPVSGRTYQVFVALPAGYADHPERRYPVLYATDADYAFPVTRQIARRLNGEGPAIEDFILVGLSYALGDEPMPSRRRDYTPTTEAGDVAAAGATHGGSSTYIAYLRDQVLPFVALHYRTDEARRLFLGHSYGGLLGTQILLSCPELFSGYILGSPSYWFGEHAMRAEEARFASSHRDLPAQVYMYVGEYEQRRYGKRYDMVTDAQQMVQSLRGRHYRSLRLQMDVLDDEDHLSVAPRGLTHGLKFLLGVPRQ; translated from the coding sequence ATGAGGAAAGCGCTTTGGCTTGTCTGGACGTGCCTGCTGCTCGCCGGGTGCACGAACACGGCGCAGGCGCCCGCGGCAGCGTCTGCAACGAAGGAGGCCACCACGCAACCGGTGCCACCTCCCGCACGCACGGTAGCGACGCAGTTCGGTGGTCAGCGCGGCAGCGGTGCGCCGTACGAACTGGCTGGAAGCCAGGTGTGGGATGTCCCCGATCCCGTGTCCGGCCGCACTTACCAGGTGTTCGTGGCGTTGCCTGCCGGCTATGCCGACCATCCCGAGCGGCGCTACCCGGTGCTGTACGCCACCGATGCCGACTACGCGTTTCCCGTGACGCGGCAGATTGCGCGGCGCCTGAACGGCGAAGGTCCGGCTATCGAGGACTTCATCCTGGTCGGCTTGTCGTATGCACTCGGCGATGAGCCGATGCCGAGCCGGCGCCGCGACTACACGCCCACCACCGAGGCCGGCGATGTTGCGGCCGCCGGTGCCACTCACGGGGGTTCCAGCACCTACATTGCGTACTTGCGCGACCAAGTGCTCCCTTTCGTTGCGCTGCACTATCGCACCGATGAAGCGCGGCGCCTGTTCCTTGGCCATTCCTACGGCGGCCTGCTCGGTACGCAGATCCTGCTGAGCTGCCCGGAGCTGTTCTCCGGCTACATCCTGGGCAGTCCGTCGTACTGGTTCGGCGAGCATGCCATGCGCGCGGAGGAGGCCCGCTTCGCTTCCAGTCACCGCGATCTGCCGGCACAGGTCTACATGTATGTCGGCGAGTACGAACAGCGTCGCTACGGCAAGCGTTACGATATGGTGACCGATGCGCAGCAGATGGTGCAGAGCTTGCGCGGACGGCACTATCGGTCGCTGCGCCTGCAGATGGACGTGCTGGACGACGAGGATCACCTGAGCGTTGCGCCGCGCGGGCTTACCCATGGCTTGAAGTTTCTGCTGGGTGTTCCGCGGCAGTGA
- a CDS encoding SPFH domain-containing protein has translation MLAAAVAALLCGCTVVSPDPGQQAVLVDKPLLFGKGGIRLDDVRDPGRTYTWMTTSAVYVDTTPQTVQVAFDDFSSSDNILLDFSTQIQYRITAPARLLSGFGQDWFKNNVASQYAAIVRDQVKRYDMTRMMSDPDSARKIDEAVTENVRALVKEQGLPIQIQNITLGRARPNPDVLQQMNLTAAQQQRVKTLVEATTAERQREQEQVAKADADNAYRNRMGLTPEQYLASQIAEINAEACAKAQACYMVPSGTSVIAK, from the coding sequence ATGCTGGCCGCCGCCGTGGCGGCCTTGCTGTGCGGCTGTACTGTGGTCTCGCCCGATCCGGGGCAGCAGGCGGTGTTGGTGGACAAGCCGCTGCTGTTCGGCAAGGGCGGCATCCGTCTGGACGATGTGCGCGATCCCGGCCGGACCTACACGTGGATGACAACGTCGGCGGTGTACGTGGACACCACGCCGCAGACGGTGCAGGTGGCGTTTGACGACTTTTCGTCCAGCGACAACATCCTGTTGGACTTCTCCACGCAGATCCAATACCGCATCACCGCGCCGGCGCGGCTGCTGTCCGGCTTCGGCCAGGATTGGTTCAAGAACAACGTCGCCAGCCAGTACGCGGCGATCGTGCGCGACCAGGTCAAGCGCTACGACATGACGCGGATGATGAGCGACCCGGACAGTGCACGGAAGATCGACGAGGCGGTGACCGAGAACGTGCGCGCCCTGGTCAAGGAGCAGGGCCTGCCGATCCAGATCCAGAACATCACCCTCGGCCGCGCCCGTCCCAATCCCGACGTGCTGCAGCAGATGAACCTGACCGCGGCGCAGCAGCAGCGGGTCAAGACCCTGGTGGAAGCCACCACCGCCGAGCGCCAGCGCGAGCAGGAGCAGGTGGCGAAGGCCGATGCGGACAACGCCTACCGCAACCGCATGGGCCTGACCCCGGAGCAGTACCTGGCCAGCCAGATCGCCGAGATCAACGCCGAGGCCTGTGCCAAGGCGCAGGCCTGCTACATGGTGCCGTCGGGGACGTCGGTGATCGCCAAGTAG